One Salvia miltiorrhiza cultivar Shanhuang (shh) chromosome 6, IMPLAD_Smil_shh, whole genome shotgun sequence genomic window, TTACTTATTACCTTAACAGACAAATACATCATTTGGAATGTTGTTGAGGGggcatgttaaatattttaattatcagtTAGGGTTTGTAATAATTCAGACATGGTGAATCAATGTTAGGATACGTAACCTTGAAAAATCTCTCCACTTTGAATATGTTAGATGACACTCTTCAAGTCTAGTTTTGAGTGATCCATATTAGGttggtaataattttgaattgtCTTGTACTGGGAGTTGGAACAACCACATTATAAAAAGGGCATGTAATTGGGGATTAAAAAGTTTACAAACCCTCTTTTCATGTCTGGATCCTATCCGACTGTTACTGTTTTGTGATTCATCCTTTTTTATTGAAATCTTCTACAGATCACCTCGGGGTCATCGTTCCAAGAGTCCAAGGAGGAGATTCTGATCATGGTGGCATGTGAGAGTTTTTGGCACTTTGATTTAGAGTGAAGATACTATTGTGAATCTTTGTTAACTTTTAACAATGTGTACGATTGTTGTTTCTGTTGGCAGTTTTCGTTCATTGACTTCATTTCAGCTGTATTAACGTATTTATGAGGCTTCTTTGGATTGCTCTTCCTGGCTTGCTATTTATATAGGTTGGTACTTTAGTTGAAGGATGTTCCAATGTTGTGTTCTTATTGATTCCGATCAGTGTATTCATTGCCTTTTTGATTGGTATTTGTGTTTGTCTTGTTGTAAGATCATCATTTTGTTTTGGGATAATCATAATTTGTCATTAACTTTTACGttttttttaaatctatatatatataaaagctcatcCAACTTCACAATTTTTTTCCCGCCCAAAACTAGAGTGTAATTTCTATACCAATCACTATTTAGTCCTATCTTAAATTTGgtaattaacaattaattaaagcattaaatatgataattagttGATATTATAAATATGTCAATATTGACCAATTCATTCACATATTAATAGTCGGTTATATGTATACACATGTATATAATCTAATACAATACATAACATATGTATGTACATAtcaatgtacttattttttgtgatttatttcatataatatAGATAGTTTATAATTAGTGCATAACATATGTATATTTatgatgatttatatatatattttgtttatggTGAAATAATTTGGCATTTTGAGGATAAGGGGCGCTACACGGTGAAATCGGCTTATAGGTTGGCAAGTTCTCTCACTCTTGATCCGATGCATGGTGTTGATGGTCTCTGGGGCAGACTTTGGAAGACTAATGTCCCTCCTAAAGTGCGAAGCTTTCTTTGGCGAGCTGCCCGCAACAACCTTCCCTCCAAGGAACGGCTGCTTTCTAGAGGAGTTGCGGTTGGGGGCGAGTGCGAGACGTGCAAAAGCAGCTTTGAGAACCTTTGGCACACCTTTTTCTTTTGCTCTTTTGCTGAGGACTGCTGGAGGTGTAGTGATTTGGGGCAGTACATCAGCAACATTACCAACAGCTGTGATTCCTTTGTTGAGGCTCTCTTCTGTATCATTGGAGGCAATAATGAGGAGCTAACAGCTAGAGTTTGCATGGTGCTATGGCAGATTTGGAAAGATAGGAACCGTGCAATTTGGGAAGGTGTGTTTCCGGTCCCGGCGCGTTCGGTCTTGCAGGCTGCTGAGGCCCGGATCGAGTGGCTCTTGGCTCGAGAAAAGAGGTCTGTCCAGCACCCCTCTTCGTCTCCTGCTGTCACTTGCGGCGGGTGGCACCCGTTGCCGCTGGAGTATGTCAAGTGCAACGTAGACGCAACCTTCTTCTCTGATATTAATGCCGTGGGTATTGGAATTGTTGTACGTAGCCATGATGGAAACTTTGTGACTGGAAAATCTATGAAACTGATGGGGCTTCGTCGGGTGGATGAGGGGGAGTTAATTGGCATCAAAGAGGCGCTCTCTTGGTTAAAGTTTCTTGGTTTGTCGCGTGGTTGGGTGGAGTCCGATTGCAAGCGAGCTTGTGAGGCGTTATGTTCGAGCGAAAGGAATATTTCAGAGATGGGTACTCTTGCTGCCTTTTGTCGTAAAGAACTAGCGTCGATGCCGGATATCCAAGTGAACCACGTTAGAAGAGAACATAATGGGATAGCTCATTTTCTAGCTAAGGCTGCGAGAGATTTCGATACACaccatgtttggaatgaacccccgTTGGCTGTGGAGGGTCATTTCCATTTACCATGCTCTTGTGTTTAATAAAGTTATCTCtctttcctcaaaaaaaaaaaaaaaaaagttcacacctacaaatattataatatagtaattAATGATTCCTTCAAATATATTCATTGTCCATTATATATAATGTAAGAATAATGAATTACATTATAACATGAAATATGATAATTTCtcacataatttcaaattttcaattattccattaaaattctaattttttttttttgaaatatttataccaattatattTGATCTATAGATTCTAAAAGAATAGCTTTCTTTCTCAAGTAATAAATAACTTTTCTACTAATCTCTTTATCTTTATGTCAACGCTAATCTTCTTATTTTATTCGTTAATTTTTCTACTAATATTCTTATTGTATGTAAAAGAAACTATTCTCATAAATAATAAGTTAAATTTTTTCTACTAAAATAAACTTActaattttagattttttttttagtttgtcttTATTTCGTCTACTCCAAATCATATTGgtattttttgttataaattttctattattttaattaaaatatagttaattttgtatctctaaaatatactccctctgtccatgaaaaagtgccctacttaccccctttttttttgtccacgaaaaagtgccctgtttacctttttgtacattcataccctttacttttcaatttatttacaacttatgtcattaataaatccacacttttatttaatctatgcaattaacccacacaattaactcactaattaaaactacgaaATCAACTCCCACACGCCTAATCaatcccatttatttatttattttcttaattttcagtttatttatttattttcttaattttcagtttatttatttatttattttccgaatttcaagtttatttatttatttatttttgaatttttagtttatttatttccagtttatttatttattttctgaattttcagtttatttatttatgtccagtttatttattttccattttatttatatatttattttctgaattttcagtttatttatttatttattttctgaatttcaagtttatttatttatttatttttgaattttcagtttatttattttccagtttatttatttccagtttatttacttatttatttatttattttccactttatttatttatttattttcttaattttcagtttaat contains:
- the LOC130990645 gene encoding uncharacterized protein LOC130990645, which produces MHGVDGLWGRLWKTNVPPKVRSFLWRAARNNLPSKERLLSRGVAVGGECETCKSSFENLWHTFFFCSFAEDCWRCSDLGQYISNITNSCDSFVEALFCIIGGNNEELTARVCMVLWQIWKDRNRAIWEGVFPVPARSVLQAAEARIEWLLAREKRSVQHPSSSPAVTCGGWHPLPLEYVKCNVDATFFSDINAVGIGIVVRSHDGNFVTGKSMKLMGLRRVDEGELIGIKEALSWLKFLGLSRGWVESDCKRACEALCSSERNISEMGTLAAFCRKELASMPDIQVNHVRREHNGIAHFLAKAARDFDTHHVWNEPPLAVEGHFHLPCSCV